The proteins below come from a single Malus sylvestris chromosome 3, drMalSylv7.2, whole genome shotgun sequence genomic window:
- the LOC126616133 gene encoding DNA topoisomerase 6 subunit B, translating into MEAGGSSKNQTEPKKRQSKTPRKPKDSVLEQKSPAEFFAENKNIAGFDNPGKCLYTTVRELVENSLDSTESISELPVIEITIEDIEKSKFNSMIGLIDRDRVDEALYDDYETAKAREKRLAKEARAQELQAKNASSGKMVKEPPAAKTIKGRGEASFYRVTCKDNGKGMPHDDIPNMFGRVLSGTKYGLKQTRGKFGLGAKMALIWSKMSTGLPIEISSSLKGQNYISFCRLDIDIHRNIPHVHLHEKRDNKVRWHGAEIQVVIEGNWTSYRSKILHYMRQMAVITPYAEFLFKFVSGAADKSITIRFARRTDVMPPVPLETKHHPSSVDLLLIKRLIEENPKQNLLQFLQHEFVNIRKAYAERLIGELGPEFSPKMPIKFLTSQQIVRIHQLFRQAKFDDPSGDCLSPAGEYNLRLGIIKELHPDMVATYSGSARVFEGHPFIVEAGVSVGGKDVKQGLNIFRFANRIPLLFEQGADVVTRTALKRINWSSYKINQTQDKIGVFVSIVSTKIPFKGTGKEYIGDDITEIASAVKSALQQCCIQLKTKIVKKMQAREQQERKRSLSKYLDNACTVFYDVWKEIKAQNSEQSHAAKKQRDEMYKEISNQTVTKAILKEKLLQHVEQVDYEMALEYATQSGVSEEPREAIFLQSLEAAEDSFIDLHSPTFVFRLFR; encoded by the exons ATGGAAGCTGGAGGGAGCAGCAAGAACCAGACGGAGCCTAAGAAACGCCAATCGAAGACGCCCAGAAAGCCCAAAGATAGCGTTCTCGAACaga AATCGCCGGCGGAGTTCTTTGCGGAGAACAAGAACATTGCTGGGTTCGATAAT CCAGGGAAATGTCTTTACACTACTGTGAGGGAACTTGTTGAGAACTCACTTGATTCCACGGAGTCCATATCGGAGCTTCCTGTGATAGAAATAACGAT TGAAGATATTGAGAAAAGCAAGTTCAATTCTATGATTGGTCTTATTGATCGAGATCGTGTTGATGAGGCATTATACGATGATTATGAAACAGCTAAAGCTCGTGAG AAACGATTAGCAAAGGAAGCTCGTGCTCAAGAATTACAGGCAAAAAATGCTTCCTCTGGAAAGATGGTCAAAGAACCTCCAGCTGCAAAGACCATAAAGGGTCGAGGTGAGGCTTCATTTTACAGGGTTACATGCAAG GATAATGGAAAGGGGATGCCACATGATGACATTCCAAATATGTTTGGACGAG TGTTATCTGGAACAAAATACGGCTTGAAGCAGACGCGTGGGAAGTTCGGTCTAGGTGCAAAGATG GCATTAATTTGGTCAAAGATGAGTACAGGGCTTCCTATAGAGATCTCGTCATCTTTGAAGGGCCAAAATTATATTTCATTTTGCAGGCTGGATATAGATATTCATCG GAATATTCCTCATGTCCATTTACATGAAAAACGGGATAACAAGGTTCGGTGGCATGGAGCTGAGATCCAAGTTGTTATTGAAGGAAATTGGACAAGTTACCGT TCCAAGATATTGCATTACATGCGACAAATGGCTGTTATAACTCCTTATGCAgagtttctttttaaatttgtatCAGGTGCAGCAGa TAAAAGCATTACCATAAGGTTTGCTCGGAGAACAGATGTGATGCCTCCAGTTCCTCTTGAGACAAAGCACCATCCATCGTCCGTTGACTTATTGCTAATAAAGCGCCTCATTGAAGAAAATCCAAAGCAAAACCTTTTACAGTTTCTTCAGCATGAATTTGTTAATATACGAAAAGCATATGCTGAACGACTAATTG GGGAATTGGGTCCTGAGTTCAGTCCAAAAATGCCTATTAAGTTTCTAACTTCTCAACAAATTGTTCGCATCCATCAGTTATTTCGTCAAGCTAAGTTTGATGATCCTAGTGGTGAT TGTCTGAGTCCTGCAGGGGAATACAATCTTCGTCTAGGAATTATAAAGGAGCTGCATCCAGACATGGTTGCAACTTATTCTGGAAG TGCCCGAGTTTTTGAAGGCCACCCATTCATTGTGGAAGCTGGTGTCAGTGTGGGTGGAAAAGATGTCAAGCAA GGTTTGAATATTTTCCGATTTGCAAACCGAATTCCACTTCTTTTCGAACAAGGGGCTGATGTTGTCACCAGGACCGCTCTTAAGAGAATCAA TTGGAGTAGTTACAAGATCAACCAAACTCAGGATAAGATTGGTGTCTTTGTGAGCATTGTAAGCACAAAAATACCCTTTAAAGGAACAGGGAAGGAGTATATTGGAGATGATATAACTGAAATAGCTTCAGCTGTCAAG TCTGCCCTTCAACAGTGTTGCATCCAGCTAAAAACCAAGATAGTGAAGAAAATGCAAGCTCGTGAACAGCAGGAGAGAAAGCGAAGTTTGAGCAA GTATCTTGATAATGCTTGTACTGTTTTTTATGATGTGTGGAAGGAGATCAAAGCGCAGAATTCG GAACAATCACATGCAGCAAAGAAGCAACGCGATGAAATGTACAAGGAAATATCAAATCAAACAGTTACAAAAGCAATACTCAAGGAAAAGCTTTTACAACATGTTGAACAG GTGGACTATGAGATGGCATTGGAGTACGCTACGCAAAGCGGAGTGAGTGAGGAACCCAGAGAAGCGATATTTCTGCAGTCACTTGAAGCTGCTGAAGATAGCTTTATTGATTTGCATAGTCCCACATTTGTCTTTCGGCTGTTCCGCTAG